In a genomic window of Carassius gibelio isolate Cgi1373 ecotype wild population from Czech Republic chromosome A3, carGib1.2-hapl.c, whole genome shotgun sequence:
- the LOC127945039 gene encoding forkhead box protein J1-A-like yields MLFPHHSSLLAVKTGFVWDRTMLSVSYTDPWPEGSVGLEEEVVTAAAQAEQLDRSSVECSRSSCSSDTLDDSLTSLQWLQEFSILNASASQSSHPHSHFFGSQAGSDAPSSPLAGDPASIGMPLTPGKPTAASFYRTPCLSALPSLVAHGHCPDEVDYKTNPHIKPPYSYATLICMAMQASKKTKITLSCIYKWITDNFCYFRHADPTWQNSIRHNLSLNKCFIKVPRQKDEPGKGGFWKIDPQYAERLLSGAYKKRRMPPVQINPALQKHLRMSSHAGQAAATAGMDRNLCVSPESQQLLKEFEEVTGADQNWDPRLAEATMLNCWVSGKGSKRKQPYTHRTGGSKAPRCSSSPLLAMDDQEDLSSLKGNFDWDALLDSALNGELSLNEGGPLSSIPQDEDLMVRGTHISPLEPPGGVIESHVLMETQMSSEADFNEETFLATAFLQSPWSEVEEGNRTDFLCSSTVSIDQLFDLGDSLEGDLSSKIESLL; encoded by the exons GCCGCTCAGGCCGAGCAGCTGGACCGGAGCTCAGTCGAGTGCAGCAGAAGCAGCTGCAGCTCTGACACTTTAGACGACAGCCTCACCAGCCTCCAGTGGCTGCAGGAGTTCTCCATTCTCAACGCCAGCGCCTCCCAATCCAGCCATCCCCACAGCCACTTCTTCGGGAGCCAAGCAGGCTCGGATGCTCCCTCGTCTCCTTTAGCAGGAGATCCGGCGTCTATCGGTATGCCGCTGACCCCTGGCAAACCCACAGCGGCGTCTTTCTACAGGACGCCTTGCTTGTCAGCTCTTCCTAGCCTGGTTGCTCACGGACACTGTCCGGATGAAGTCGATTATAAGACCAACCCTCATATCAAGCCACCGTATTCATATGCAACTCTCATCTGCATGGCCATGCAGGCCAGTAAGAAAACCAAAATCACTCTCTCATGCATCTATAAATGGATCACAGACAACTTCTGCTACTTCCGCCACGCAGACCCCACATGGCAG AATTCCATCCGCCACAACCTGTCGCTGAACAAATGCTTTATAAAAGTCCCGAGACAAAAGGATGAGCCAGGCAAAGGTGGGTTCTGGAAGATCGACCCCCAGTACGCAGAACGCCTCCTCAGCGGTGCCTACAAGAAGCGCAGGATGCCCCCGGTGCAGATCAACCCAGCTCTTCAGAAACACCTCAGGATGAGCTCTCACGCTGGACAAGCTGCAGCCACTGCAGGGATGGACAGAAACCTCTGTGTGAGTCCCGAGTCCCAGCAGCTTCTGAAAGAGTTTGAGGAAGTCACGGGAGCCGATCAGAACTGGGACCCTCGTTTGGCTGAAGCCACCATGTTGAATTGTTGGGTCTCAGGGAAGGGGAGCAAGAGGAAACAGCCGTACACACACAGGACTGGTGGGAGCAAAGCTCCACGATGTTCAAGCTCCCCACTGCTGGCCATGGACGACCAGGAGGACTTAAGCTCCCTCAAGGGCAACTTTGACTGGGACGCCCTGCTAGACTCGGCCTTGAATGGAGAGTTAAGCTTGAACGAAGGAGGTCCGTTGAGCTCTATACCACAAGACGAGGACTTGATGGTTAGAGGCACCCATATCAGCCCCCTCGAACCTCCTGGAGGTGTCATTGAGAGCCATGTGTTGATGGAAACCCAGATGAGCAGCGAAGCAGACTTTAATGAGGAAACCTTCCTGGCCACTGCATTCCTCCAGAGTCCCTGGTCGGAAGTGGAAGAGGGCAACCGTACCGACTTCCTCTGTAGCTCAACGGTCAGCATCGATCAACTCTTTGACCTGGGAGACTCTCTCGAAGGAGACTTAAGCAGTAAGATCGAGTCTCTCCTTTGA